In Cutaneotrichosporon cavernicola HIS019 DNA, chromosome: 1, one DNA window encodes the following:
- a CDS encoding uncharacterized protein (Taurine catabolism dioxygenase TauD, TfdA family) gives MAPTAVETNPVTTVESLKTQLASTPLVDLRAYPHFDNTPGIGTEFRSGGLQIADILSDQAKLAALARLVSERGVVFFREADITPDEQKTLVQALGEVGGKPPSSKLHVHPLTLPGQVEGDEISIVSNKFVFGDKFKQSDGDIRNRRRGRDQWHSDITFENVPSDYASLVIRTLPTVGGDTLWASAYDAYDRLSAPLQSFLESLKAEHSGENFLRLNAVYGGNPVREPRGAPENVGQDLLAVHPVIRTNPVTGWKGLFVNKAFTTRILELSKSESDALLEFLFDHVSANHDIQVRFRWEKNSLAIWDNRSTFHAATADLDGVLREGTRSVSLGERPFFDPQSRSRREDLEARAK, from the exons ATGGCTCCAACCGCAGTCGAGACCAACCCGGTCACCACCGTCGAGTCGCTCAAGACTCAGCTCGCATCCACCCCCCTCGTGGATCTTCGTGCCTACCCACACTTTGACAATACGCCTGGTATCGGTACCGAATTCCGTTCTGGCGGCCTGCAGATCGCCGACATTCTATCGGACCAGGCCAAGCTTGCTGCTCTGGCCCGCCTGGTATCCGAGCGCGGTGTCGTCTTCTTCCGCGAAGCGGACATCACTCCCGACGAGCAAAAGACCCTGGTCCAAGCTCTTGGTGAGGTGGGCGGCAAACCACCCTCATCAAAGCTACACGTGCACCCCCTCACCCTTCCGGGCCAAGTGGAGGGTGACGAGATCAGCATTGTCAGCAACAAGTTTGTCTTTGGCGATAAGTTTAAGCAATCAGACGGCGATATCCGGAACCGCCGACGCGGTCGGGACCAGTGG CACTCGGACATTACGTTTGAGAATGTGCCCTCGGACTATGCGAGTCTTGTGATACGTACCCTCCCCACAGTGGGGGGCGATACACTCtgggcgtcggcgtacGATGCCTATGATCGCTTGAGTGCGCCTCTCCAATCTTTCCTCGAGAGCCTGAAAGCGGAACATTCGGGCGAGAACTTTCTGCGTCTCAACGCCGTGTATGGCGGGAACCCAGTCCGCGAGCCCCGCGGTGCGCCCGAGAATGTGGGGCAGGACCTGCTTGCGGTCCACCCGGTGATCCGTACCAACCCCGTCACGGGATGGAAGGGCTTGTTCGTCAACAAGGCATTCACGACCCGTATCCTTGAGCTTAGCAAGAGCGAGAGTGACGCGCTGTTAGAGTTCCTGTTCGACCACGTTAGCGCCAACCACGACATACAGGTGCGGTTCCGGTGGGAGAAGAACAGCCTCGCTATCTGGGATAATCGGTCGACGTTCCATGCTGCCACGGCTGACCTCGATGGCGTCCTGCGGGAGGGTACCCGTTCTGTGTCGCTTGGCGAGCGGCCGTTCTTCGACCCTCAGAGTAGGAGCCGGCGCGAGGATCTCGAGGCGCGGGCAAAGTAG
- a CDS encoding uncharacterized protein (Las17-binding protein actin regulator): MSKWTNVLDKVKAQAAAAGAHAQQMINDGAQTARGHGEGGSIMQRAQAGGNNFMQGFTLPGECDKAAKILQSFLADPSNPESALNAVPKEVLLRCKGLAVFTIFKAGFVFSGKAGSGIVIARLPDGSWSAPSCIATAGVGWGLQVGADLTEVVMVLNSDEAVKAFSRGGNVTIGGSVSAAAGPIGTGGQINASLVNPAPIFSYSRSKGLFAGLSLDGTILVERYDANHKFYGSNVSTTDILTGRVPAPEIASPMYDVIEAAEGLDETGIPSEAYIPSTNPIATAAGAPPASTDKPVFDASAHP, translated from the exons ATGTCAAAGTGGACCAACGTTTTggacaaggtcaaggctcaagccgccgcggccggcgCACATGCGCAACAGATGATCAAC GATGGGGCGCAGACGGCGCGCGGgcacggcgagggcggcagtATCATGCAGCGCGCACAGGCCGGCGGTAACAACTTCATGCAGGGCTTCACGCTTCCGGGCGAGTGCGACAAAGCCGCAAAGATCCTCCAGAGCTTCCTCG CTGACCCGTCGAACCCGGAGTCGGCGCTCAACGCTGTCCCGAAGGAGGTCCTCCTTCGCTGCAAGG GCCTTGCTGTCTTTACCATCTTCAAGGCTGGCTTCGTGTTCAGCGGCAAGGCCGGTTCGGGTATCGTCATTGCCCGTCTCCCGGATGGCAGCTGGAGTGCGCCAAGCTGCATTGCCACTGCAG GTGTTGGCTGGGGTCTGCAGGTCGGTGCGGACCTGACTGAGGTCGTCATGGTCCTCaactcggacgaggcggtcaAGGCCTTTTCTCGCGGTGGCAACGTTACCATCGGAGGCAGCGTCTCCGCAGCTGCGGGCCCAATTGGCACTGGCGGCCAGATCAACGCTTCCCTTGTCAACCCTGCCCCCATCTTCAGCTACTCGCGTTCCAAGG GTCTGTTTGCCGGCCTCTCACTCGACGGCACGATCCTGGTGGAGCGCTACGACGCCAACCACAAGTTCTACGGCAGCAACGTGTCCACGACCGACATTTTGAC TGGCCGCGTTCCGGCTCCTGAGATTGCCTCGCCAATGTACGACGTGATTGAAG CCGCTGAGGGCCTTGACGAGACCGGCATTCCGAGTGAGGCCTACATTCCAAGTACCAACCCCATCGCAACCGCAGCTGGCGCGCCTCCTGCCTCCACAGACAAGCCTGTCTTTGACGCAAGCGCGCATCCTTGA
- the CWC15 gene encoding uncharacterized protein (Cwf15/Cwc15 cell cycle control protein), with product MSQAHRPTWNPTMGRESKAGTQQVAKLALASHTKLKFRQPGQTTSSDVARRDLRAELAAAERVADDKKRKAAGLPPLVIGNGNDDGEDEAAAKRRKVLQEAAELDRDDSSDEDDEDGEKDEDDEGDSDDDSDSDDDDTAELMAELARIKAERAEEKARLEAEANEGAARDRDEEIATGNPLLNLQAALGQTPAVSSSSAGFAVKRRWDDDVIFKNQAVTLDKPKKGEFVNDLLRSEFHKKFMQKFIK from the exons ATGTCCCAAGCCCACCGCCCAACATGGAACCCAACGATGGGCCGAGAGTCCAAGGCCGGCACGCAGCAAGTCGCAAAGCTCGCCCTGGCCTCGCACACCAAGCTGAAATTCCGTCAACCGGGCCAAACGACTTCGAGCGACGTTGCGCGGCGCGACCTGCGCGCGGAGTTGGCTGCTGCTGAGCGGGTCGCAGATgacaagaagcgcaaggcaGCGGGACTGCCTCCATTAGTGATTGGGAATGGGAATGATGAcggggaggacgaggcggcggcgaagcGCCGGAAGGTGCTGCAGGAGGCTGCGGAGTTGGATCGCGACGATTcgtcggacgaggacgatgaggacggagagaaggatgaggacgatgagggcgaCAGCGATGATGATTCGGATagcgacgatgacgacacTGCGGAGCTCATGGCTGAGTTGGCGCGGATCAAGGCTGAacgggccgaggagaaggctcGGTTG gaaGCAGAGGCGAACGAGGGCGCAGcccgcgaccgcgacgaggaaATCGCGACGGGCAATCCACTGCTCAACCTCCAAGCTGCTCTGGGCCAAACTCCAGCAGTATCCTCATCGTCCGCAGGCTTCGCGGTCAAGCGCCGCTGGGACGACGATGTGATTTTCAAGAACCAGGCGGTGACGCTcgacaagcccaagaagggcgagtTTGTCAACGACCTTTTGCGGTCCGAGTTCCACAAGAAGTTCATGCAGAA GTTCATCAAGTAG
- a CDS encoding uncharacterized protein (TAFII55 protein conserved region), producing the protein MPEPYGSFSWICQHAPLPVCNILFRAAWDAGALTTLFPSNSAFFAHYNITSTTLASDLHAREAHIAAGTGLGANCVIPHVGARGSIGDILLVIVSLFSVVVSLALVFRSFQNKLLGVGTTEFSFVLVTFALHSALQAITQSSMLLQGSTALLILSALHLAVVAMLMWLLLCNTMVLWGSYDERKTVYLGILSIGSAATFGVTVYLALATGYRWTHVFAFDPEIRSIALFTVILVWPAFALVATFLTMFYVAEYRMHEREPALWLLGSASALVAGQAVLFVASQPLCQASKNIVNGSFIAALMNLLSLALFYRAWNNMGEASWFATQAWNPRNSSRISQRASAAPTKLKISFKAGGEASASAGRLNSFLGEYDRELDEHPDEPLAFEEQFILRVPQKVADGVGGEPGLRDLVRGKGKGLDGVEFKFLDTRRAAFKINGVTYSAKLVDLPNIIEAQKTHDSRHLFKAADISQMLLVENPVRDESSITASALNVDDYIWPHGITPPMRHVRKRRFRKRLSRRTIEVVEEQVEELLKKDEDADDNPQIDLIDVHHDPEVPDSYYVEWSAEDPYAGWRQGEATSEWGDGYEDPGSVATGADWYDEEGEEGEFEEGEEDDDDMDQDLQAALMETMERSSDEGSDDGLSDEEDEDDGGAEDDDEETLERKAKIKQYTGEIKQLETLIEKKRTGFTGGNPIITKRFEETIKGLQDDISTKVAARQVILDAIEKEQSDARAAAEAAAPKAPEEPVDDGDGLFEEEGEMDSNATPAATPGLLGATPAAEEYDDDDDLFGDADDGESDTGTAVANTPMPQIEVDVDMDVDADGLFGDDGDGDGDVDVEVQVEGVGHEVLLEEPDDEMAAMLQAELGDDDLFDDKGDDLFGDDGETAATDAAAAALDEFARETDAALNASLGGFAGVEGGVGMRRLASGVADDDDSSVEDSDDSD; encoded by the exons ATGCCTGAGCCATACGGCTCGTTCTCTTGGATCT GCCAACACGCTCCGCTGCCCGTGTGCAATATCCTCTTCCGGGCAGCGTGGGACGCTGGCGCACTCAccaccctcttcccctccaATTCCGCCTTCTTTGCTCATTACAACATA ACTAGTACAACCCTCGCGTCGGACCTgcacgcgcgcgaggctcATATAGCTGCCGGCACCGGCCTCGGTGCCAACTGCGTCATTCCGCATGTTGGGGCGCGCGGTAGCATAGGCGACATTC TGCTGGTCATCGTGTCTCTCTTCTCTGTCGTCGTTTCGCTCGCGCTAGTGTTCCGTTCCTTCCAGAACAAGCTTCTTGGCGTAGGGACTACCGAATTCAGCTTCGTCCTTGTT ACTTTCGCCCTCCACTCGGCTCTCCAAGCCATCACGCAGTCCTCAATGCTACTCCAAG GTTCCACCGCCCTCCTGATTCTCTCTGCTCTtcacctcgccgtcgtcgccatgcTTATGTGGCTGCTCCTCTGCAACACCATGGTGCTGTGGGGCTCCTACGA TGAAAGGAAGACGGTGTATCTCGGCATTCTGAGCATCGGCTCGGCCGCCACCTTTGGTGTGACCGTctacctcgccctcgcgaCGGGGTACCGCTGGACTCACGTGTTCGCGTTCGACCCCGAGATCCGCAGCATTGCCCTCTTCACGGTTATACTCGTCTGGCCCGCTTT TGCGCTAGTCGCTACCTTCTTGACCATGTTCTACGTCGCCGAGTACCGTATGCACGAACGCGAGCCCGCTT TATGGTTACTCGGCAGCGCGAGTGCCCTTGTTGCGGGACAGGCTGTGCTCTTTGTCGCGTCGCAGCCTCTGTGCCAG GCGTCCAAGAACATTGTCAACGGCTCCTTCATTGCCGCACTTATGAACCTCCTCTCACTGGCCCTATTCTACCGCGCTTGGAAC AACATGGGCGAGGCAAGCTGGTTTGCCACTCAGGCCTGGAACCCCCGCAACTC ctcgcgtATCAGCCAGCGCGCTTCTGCTGCACCGACCAAGCTCAAGATTAGCTTCAAGGCTGGTGGAGAGGCCAGCGCATCGGCAGGACGCCTAAACTCCTTCCTTGGCGAATATGACCGCGAACTGGACGAACATCCCGACGAGCCGCTGGCGTTCGAGGAGCAATTCATCTTGCGCGTACCGCAGAAGGTCGCAGATGGAGTTGGTGGCGAGCCGGGACTGCGGGACTTGGTGCGAgggaagggcaagggcctcgATGGTGTCGAGTTCAAGTTTCTCG ACACCCGCCGAGCCGCGTTCAAGATCAACGGCGTGACGTACTCGGCCAAACTTGTTGATCTGCCCAATATTATCGAGGCGCAGAAGACACACGATAGCCGACACCTGTTCAAGGCCGCCGATATCTCGCAGATGCTCCTCGTTGAGAATCctgtgcgcgacgagaGTAGCATTACCGCATCAGCGCTTAACGTCGACGACTATATCTGGCCACACGGTATCACACCTCCGATGCGTCATGTCCGCAAGCGCCGATTCAGAAAACGCTTATCGCGCCGCAccatcgaggtcgtcgaggagcaggttgaggagctgctcaagaaggacgaggatgcggaCGACAACCCCCAGATCG ATCTCATCGACGTCCACCACGACCCCGAGGTCCCAGACTCATACTACGTCGAATGGTCGGCTGAGGATCCGTACGCTGGCTGGCGGCAGGGTGAGGCGACTTCCGAATGGGGCGACGGGTACGAGGATCCTGGTTCCGTCGCTACGGGCGCAGACTGgtacgacgaggaaggggaggagggcgagttcgaggagggagaggaggacgacgacgacatggaccAAGACCTTCAGGCTGCGCTCATGGAGACGATGGAGCGAAGCTCGGACGAAGGGTCAGACGACGGCCTTtcagacgaggaggacgaggacgatggcggcgccgaggatgacgacgaggagacaTTGGAAcgcaaggccaagatcaagcAATACACGGGCGAAatcaagcagctcgagacACTCatcgagaagaagagaaCTGGTTTCACGGGCGGGAACCCGATCATCACCAAGCGCTTTGAGGAGACGATCAAGGGCTTGCAGGACGACATCAGCACCAAGGTCGCTGCGCGCCAGGTGATCCTAGACGcgatcgagaaggagcagtcggacgcgcgcgccgccgccgaggccgcagCGCCCAAGGCGCCCGAGGAGCCTGTggacgatggcgacggccttttcgaggaggagggggagatggACAGCAATGCCACTCCAGCCGCCACTCCCGGTCTGCTTGGCGCAACGCCAGCTGCGGAGgagtacgacgacgacgacgacctaTTCGgcgatgccgacgacggggaGAGCGATACGGGCACGGCTGTTGCCAACACTCCCATGCCGCagatcgaggtcgacgtcgacatggacgtcgacgccgacgggctctttggcgacgatggtgatggtgatggcgaTGTCGATGTCGAAGTTCAAGTCGAAGGTGTTGGGCACGAGGTGCTGCTTGAGGagcccgacgacgagatggctGCCATGCtccaggccgagctcggcgacgatgacCTGTTTGAcgacaagggcgacgaTCTCtttggcgacgacggcgagactGCCGCGACGGAcgctgcggcggccgcgtTAGACGAGTTTGCTAGAGAGACggacgccgcgctcaaTGCCAGCCTGGGCGGATTTGCAGGCGTTGAGGGCGGTGTTGGCATGCGGCGTCTCGCCAGCGGCGTtgcagacgacgacgacagtAGTGTggaggacagcgacgacagcgaTTAG
- the PGM2 gene encoding uncharacterized protein (Phosphoglucomutase/phosphomannomutase, alpha/beta/alpha domain III) encodes MSLPPPLISDNSGLTNPLVNAPGVTAPPRVESDYSSDEERVKDVSLFKSAESSAEQLQKFYEPPDSWESKHRWDPTATWTEEEERILLRKIDLRVALAACVFFGCLCLDRSNISNALSDNMLNDLGLTTYNYNIGQTIFYCAFLFAELPSQMISKKLGSDVWIPIQMMSWSVVAISQSALTGVTGFYVTRALIGLIEGGFIADTILYLSYYYTANELTIRLSYFYISLTATNIFGAFLAAGLLQLRHVTSTAGWRWLFGIEGALTFLIGVFAFFWMPPGPTQTKTRWRRKPWFSPREETIIVNKVIRDDPTKSDMHNREGLSLKQLWLSLTDYDLWPVYLLGILWGIAPGTVQAYFTLSLRGLGFNTFQTNLLQIPSQIVTILTILMLGYTSRRVGERFLVASISQYWLLVCFIAIVLVPDSLDKWGKWALLSLTIAYPYPHPILVSTTSMNAGSVRTRTVASSVYNMFVQSATLVASNIYQPDDAPHYHRGNRILLGIICATIVGFWFSKAWSLQTVQTTPFAGQKPGTSGLRKKVKVFQQPHYTENFVQAIFSAMPGGSEGKTVVVGGDGRYWSPEVSQAILRLAAGNGIKHVIIGQDTILSTPAVSALIRELKTDGGILLTASHNPGGPENDFGIKFNTANGGPAPEDVTDSIYKITTTIKEYKSVDLPDLDLSKIGEFTHGPLKVTIVDSVINYVKLLKEIFDFDMIKKYLHESSPKPSVLFDALNGVTGPYGRAIFVEELGLPESSIQNCDPKPDFGGLHPDPNLTYASTLVEKVDAGNILFGAASDGDGDRNMIYGAKAFVTPSDSVAIIADWAEKAIPYFKNGLKGLARSMPTSGAIDLVAKEKGVEVFEVPTGWKFFGNLMDAGRLSICGEESFGTGSDHIREKDGVWAIVAWLSILAKANEEKPGQTINDVLLAHYKKYGRSFFSRYDYEEVESEGAEAMMEHLRKLFASPDFVGQTLKATTSDTTFTVGSADDFSYTDPIDGSVSKKQGLYIKFTDGSRVIFRLSGTGSSGATVRLYVEKYSRNESEYGDDAQVGLKPLIEVALATSKLQEFTKRDKPTVIT; translated from the exons ATgtccctcccacccccccTCATATCTGACAACTCAGGCTTGACGAATCCTCTCGTCAACGCCCCGGGCGTCACTGCCCCACCTAGAGTCGAGTCGGACTACtccagcgacgaggagagaGTCAAGGACGTCAGCCTCTTCAAGTCGGCCGAGTCGAGTGCTGAGCAGCTCCAAAA ATTCTATGAACCCCCAGACAGCTGGGAGAGCAAGCATCGCTGGGATCCTACCGCAACATggaccgaggaggaggagaggattCTTCTGCGCAAGATCGACCTCCGCGTGGCGTTGGCAGCATGCGTGTTCTTCGGATGCCTCTGTCTGGACAGGAGCAACATATCAAACGCTCTCAGCGATAACATGCTCAACGACCTCGGACTCACAACATACAACTACAACATCGGGCAGACAATCTTCTACTGTGCATTCTTGTTTGCCGAGCTTCCAAGCCAGATGA TCTCAAAGAAACTCGGGTCGGACGTCTGGATCCCGATCCAGATGATGTCGTGGAGCGTCGTTGCTATAAGCCAGAGCGCGCTCACTGGCGTCACTGGCTTCTATGTGACCCGCGCCTTGATCGGGCTCATCGAGGGCGGCTTCATCGCCGACACGATCCTGTACCTGTCGTACTACTACACGGCCAACGAACTCACCATCCGCCTATCGTACTTTTACATCTCGCTCACGGCCACCAACATTTTCGGCGcgttcctcgccgccggcctcctccagctccgGCACGTCACTAGCACCGCCGGATGGCGGTGGCTCTTTGGTATCGAGGGCGCACTCACGTTCCTCATTGGCGTCTTTGCCTTCTTCTGGATGCCACCTGGCCCAACACAGACCAAGACTCGATGGCGGCGCAAACCATGGTTTTCTCCCCGCGAAGAGACGATTATCGTCAACAAGGTCATCCGCGACGATCCAACCAAGAGCGATATGCATAACCGTGAGGGCCTGAGTCTCAAGCAGCTCTGGCTCAGCTTGACAGACTATGATCTCTGGCCAGTATACCTCCTCGGCATACTCTGGGGCATTGCGCCTGGCACAGTGCAGGCGTACTTTACCCTCTCTTTGCGCGGACTCGGCTTCAACACGTTCCAGACAAACCTCCTCCAGATCCCTTCGCAGATTGTCACAATCCTCACAATCCTCATGCTGGGATACACTTCGCGGCgggtcggcgagcgcttcctcgtcgcctcAATCAGCCAGTACTGGCTCCTCGTGTGTTTCATTGCCATCGTCCTCGTACCCGATTCGCTGGACAAGTGGGGCAAATGGGCGCTCTTGTCCCTCACAATCGCGTATCCATACCCTCATCCGATCCTTGTTTCCACGACATCCATGAATGCCGGATCGGTACGCACGCGCACAGTCGCCAGCTCGGTGTACAACATGTTCGTGCAGAGTGCGACTCTGGTCGCGTCGAATATCTACCAgcccgacgacgcgcccCATTACCACCGCGGAAACCGGATTTTGCTGGGTATTATCTGCGCGACCATTGTCGGATTCTGGTTCTCCAAGGCGTG GTCGCTCCAGACTGTTCAGACTACACCATTTGCAGGGCAGAAGCCCGGTACCTCGGGTCTTCGTAAGAAG GTCAAGGTGTTCCAGCAGCCGCACTACACCGAGAACTTTGTGCAGGCCATCTTCAGCGCTATGCCCGGCGGAAGCGAGGGCAAGACGgttgtcgtcggcggcgacgggcgcTACTGGAGTCCCGAGGTGTCGCAGGCCATCCTCCGCCTTGCGGCTGGCAACGGCATCAAGCACGTCATCATTGGCCAGGACACGATCCTGTCCACCCCTGCAGTGTCAGCGCTCAtccgcgagctcaagaCGGACGGCGGTATTCTGCTCACCGCGTCGCACAACCCCGGCGGCCCCGAGAACGACTTTGGCATCAAGTTTAACACGGCTAATGGCGGACCGGCGCCTGAGGACGTCACGGACAGCATTTACAAGATCACGACGACGATCAAGGAGTACAAGTCGGTCGACCTGCCGGAT ctcgacctctcCAAGATCGGCGAGTTCACCCACGGCCCCCTCAAGGTCACCATCGTTGACAGCGTCATCAACTacgtcaagctcctcaaggagaTCTTCGACTTTGACATGATCAAGAAGTACCTCCACGAGTCCTCGCCCAAGCCTTCGGTGCTCTTTGACGCCCTCAACGGTGTGACTGGGCCATACGGCCGCGCCATcttcgtcgaggagctcggccttcCCGAGAGCTCGATCCAGAACTGCGACCCCAAGCCCGACTTTGGCGGCCTCCACCCCGACCCGAACCTCACCTACGCGAGCACCCTCGTCGAGAAGGTTGACGCTGGTAATATTCTTTTTGGCGCCGCCTCggacggtgacggtgacCGCAACATGATCTACGGCGCCAAGGCGTTCGTCACGCCTTCGGACTCGGTCGCCATCATTGCCGACTGGGCCGAGAAGGCCATCCCCTACTTCAAGAACGGCCTCAAGGGTCTTGCGCGCTCCATGCCTACGTCGGGTGCCATCGACCTTgttgccaaggagaagggtgTTGAGGTGTTCGAGGTGCCCACTGGAT GGAAGTTCTTCGGCAACCTTATGGACGCGGGACGCCTCTCGATTTGTGGTGAGGAGTCGTTCGGTACCGGTTCCGACCACATTCGCGAGAAGGACGGAGTTTGGGCCATTGTCG CTTGGCTGTCGATTCTTGCCAAGGCCAACGAGGAGAAGCCTGGGCAGACGATCAACGATGTGCTCCTTGCCCACTACAAGAAGTATGGCCGTTCGTTCTTCTCGCGCTACGACTatgaggaggtcgagtcTGAGGGTGCTGAGGCGATGATGGAGCACCTGCGCAAGCTGTTTGCGTCCCCGGACTTTGTGGGCCAGACGCTCAAGGCAACGACGTCTGACACTACGTTTACGGTCGGATCGGCCGACGACTTCAGCTACACGGACCCGATCGACGGCTCTGTGAGCAAGAAGCAGGGCCTGTACATCAAGTTTACGGACGGCTCGCGCGTCATCTTCCGCCTGTCTGGCACTGGCTCGTCGGGCGCGACGGTGCGCCTGTACGTCGAGAAGTACAGCCGTAACGAGTCCGAGTACGGTGACGACGCGCAGGTGGGCCTCAAGCCACTCATTGAGGTTGCGCTTGCGACGTCCAAGCTGCAGGAGTTCACCAAGCGTGACAAGCCGACCGTTATCACCTAA